A section of the Verrucomicrobium sp. GAS474 genome encodes:
- a CDS encoding HD domain-containing phosphohydrolase: MSNRRVLFVDDDPGILDAHRRNYRKKFEIGIALGPQEALPMLTGEEPYAVIVSDMRMPGMSGVEFLEKARETAPETVRMMLTGNIDQNTATDAINRGSVYRFLTKPCLPETLELSIEDALRQYALITAEKQLLERTLAGSIKVLVDILSLVEPQSFGVAQRLRDYVRIFLKTHRVVDGWALEIAALLSHLGCVTVPASVSEKARKGGALNQAEKDMLSRVPGIGHDLLTNVPRLEGVAEIVRYQRKNYDGTGIPADSLAGEAIPYGSRLLRVLSEVVASEARGISRLEAFMALRKEPDKFDPRIVLAVQEALGEGFGGPLPGSAAPTGGVTRREMRLAQLQVGQKLVSNIMTPDGLIVVSAGSEVTPVLLERIGNFSRIQRLIEPVTVEE; the protein is encoded by the coding sequence ATGAGCAACCGCCGCGTTCTATTCGTCGACGACGATCCTGGAATCCTCGACGCCCATCGTCGCAACTACCGGAAGAAATTCGAAATCGGCATCGCGCTCGGGCCGCAGGAAGCCCTCCCGATGCTGACCGGGGAGGAGCCCTATGCCGTGATTGTCTCGGACATGCGGATGCCCGGCATGTCGGGCGTCGAATTCCTCGAAAAGGCGAGGGAAACGGCGCCGGAAACCGTCCGCATGATGCTGACGGGAAACATCGACCAAAACACGGCGACCGACGCCATCAATCGCGGCAGCGTCTACCGATTCCTGACGAAGCCCTGTCTGCCTGAAACCCTCGAGCTTTCCATCGAGGACGCCCTCCGCCAATATGCGCTGATCACGGCCGAGAAGCAGCTCCTGGAGCGCACCCTGGCCGGAAGCATCAAGGTCCTCGTCGATATCCTCTCCCTCGTCGAGCCGCAATCCTTCGGTGTCGCCCAGCGCCTGCGCGACTATGTCCGCATCTTCCTCAAAACCCATCGTGTCGTCGATGGGTGGGCGCTCGAAATCGCCGCCCTCCTCAGCCACCTCGGCTGCGTGACCGTCCCGGCCTCCGTTTCCGAAAAGGCCCGCAAGGGCGGCGCGCTGAATCAGGCCGAGAAGGACATGCTTTCCCGTGTTCCCGGCATCGGCCACGATCTCCTGACCAATGTGCCCCGCCTTGAAGGGGTTGCTGAAATCGTCCGCTATCAACGCAAGAACTACGACGGCACCGGCATCCCCGCCGATTCCCTGGCGGGGGAAGCCATCCCCTACGGCTCGCGGCTGCTTCGCGTCCTCTCCGAGGTCGTCGCCAGCGAAGCGCGCGGGATCAGCCGCCTTGAGGCCTTCATGGCCTTGCGCAAGGAACCCGACAAATTCGACCCCCGCATCGTCCTCGCGGTCCAGGAGGCGCTGGGGGAGGGGTTCGGCGGCCCCCTCCCGGGCAGTGCTGCTCCGACCGGCGGCGTCACGCGGCGCGAGATGCGCCTCGCCCAGCTTCAGGTAGGCCAGAAGCTCGTCTCCAACATCATGACGCCCGACGGTCTGATCGTTGTGTCTGCCGGTAGCGAGGTCACCCCCGTTCTCCTGGAACGCATCGGGAATTTTTCCCGCATCCAACGCCTGATCGAGCCGGTGACCGTCGAAGAATAA
- a CDS encoding response regulator, with the protein MPPAYSEKPRLLFVDDEPMLLQGIRRMLHPMREKWYIDFCESGPQALEKVTAEKSAYDVVISDMRMPIMNGAEVLSRIAALHPGTIRLILSGHADRQMIMQSVGIAHRYLSKPCDGRKLTATLEQALGLRAMLRDEELRRSVSGTISLPSRPDLYVRLLSVIQQAESSIDDVEEIVSHDPAMAGKVLKLVNSAFFGNRGTAHNLNEAISYVGLDVLRSLALTLGLFEELKGGFGALTLSSMEALWSHSFDVAAAARSIAVAEGAEKSIVEESFIGGLLHDVGKLFVGSPTLPPLSLQPGETPVDAERRIYGGTHGEAGGYLFALWGLPSGVVEAVAFHHEPERGLPASEKDPGFTALTAVHAADALLHRKQHDAVAPFFLHPNGAYLARLGLSERLPAWEAVI; encoded by the coding sequence ATGCCTCCCGCCTATTCCGAAAAGCCGCGCCTCCTCTTCGTCGACGACGAGCCCATGCTCCTGCAGGGCATCCGCCGGATGCTTCATCCCATGAGGGAGAAGTGGTACATCGATTTTTGCGAGAGCGGCCCCCAGGCCCTCGAAAAAGTAACCGCGGAAAAGAGCGCGTACGATGTCGTCATCAGCGACATGCGGATGCCCATCATGAACGGGGCCGAGGTTCTCTCCCGCATCGCCGCCCTTCATCCCGGCACCATCCGCCTCATTCTTTCCGGCCACGCCGATCGCCAGATGATCATGCAGTCGGTCGGCATTGCCCATCGCTATCTCTCGAAGCCGTGCGACGGGCGGAAATTGACGGCCACCCTCGAACAGGCTCTCGGTCTCCGGGCCATGTTACGGGACGAGGAACTGCGCCGTTCCGTTTCGGGGACGATCTCACTCCCCAGCCGTCCCGATCTTTACGTGCGCCTCCTTTCTGTCATCCAGCAGGCCGAATCCTCGATCGACGACGTCGAGGAAATCGTCTCCCACGATCCGGCGATGGCGGGGAAGGTATTGAAGCTCGTCAATTCCGCCTTCTTCGGCAATCGCGGCACCGCACATAATCTGAACGAGGCGATTTCCTATGTCGGCCTCGATGTGCTCCGCTCGCTCGCCCTGACCCTCGGCCTGTTTGAAGAGCTCAAGGGGGGCTTTGGTGCGTTGACCCTCTCTTCCATGGAGGCGCTGTGGAGCCACTCCTTCGATGTTGCCGCCGCCGCCCGGAGCATTGCCGTGGCCGAGGGGGCCGAGAAGAGCATCGTCGAGGAGTCGTTCATCGGGGGGCTACTCCATGATGTCGGAAAGCTCTTCGTCGGCTCACCGACGTTGCCCCCGCTTTCCCTTCAGCCCGGAGAGACTCCCGTCGACGCCGAGAGGCGGATCTACGGGGGAACCCACGGCGAGGCCGGCGGCTATCTCTTCGCCCTCTGGGGGCTCCCCTCGGGCGTCGTCGAGGCCGTTGCCTTCCATCACGAGCCCGAACGGGGCCTTCCCGCTTCCGAGAAGGATCCCGGCTTCACCGCCCTAACCGCAGTTCATGCGGCCGACGCCCTCCTTCATCGGAAGCAACATGATGCGGTCGCCCCTTTTTTCCTTCATCCCAACGGGGCTTACCTGGCCCGGCTGGGACTTTCCGAGCGTCTCCCGGCCTGGGAAGCCGTGATTTGA